A genomic segment from Bradyrhizobium sp. CB1015 encodes:
- a CDS encoding HypC/HybG/HupF family hydrogenase formation chaperone translates to MCLSVPAKIAKILPDDMALVSIDGLSLEISIALVDELDVGDYVLVHVGYALAKIDPTEAKRTLELLQELGSAAQECRS, encoded by the coding sequence ATGTGTCTTTCGGTTCCGGCGAAGATCGCGAAAATTCTACCCGACGACATGGCTCTCGTGTCGATCGATGGCCTCAGCCTGGAGATATCGATTGCCCTCGTCGACGAGCTCGATGTCGGCGATTACGTCCTCGTCCATGTCGGCTACGCGCTCGCCAAGATCGATCCGACAGAAGCCAAACGCACGCTGGAGCTCCTGCAGGAGCTGGGCAGCGCCGCGCAGGAATGCCGGTCATGA
- the hypD gene encoding hydrogenase formation protein HypD: MKYSDEFRDKIIAQGLARAIDAEVSSQRAYRFMEFCGGHTHAISRYGLEDLLPANVRMIHGPGCPVCVLPASRIDMAIRLVDRPEVTLCVYGDLMRAPGSQGQSLLRAKALGADIRMVYSTLDAIRLAEQMPGREVVFFAIGFETTTPPTANMIRIAESKRMEGLSVFCNHVLTPSAMHSILENPKIRNTGGVPIDGFIGPAHVSTIIGTQPYEPLAEQFEKPIVVAGFEPLDVLQAILMLVRQVNQHRYEVENQYSRAVTREGNRRAKGEVSQVFELRDQFEWRGLGLVPNSGLKLKRSYAKFDAETRFAIHDMPVADNPACECCAILRGAKRPVDCKLFGNICTPETPIGACMVSSEGACAAYWTYGRVRDERVRQRS; encoded by the coding sequence ATGAAATATTCTGATGAATTTCGCGACAAGATCATCGCGCAGGGACTTGCGCGTGCGATTGACGCTGAGGTCAGTTCGCAAAGAGCCTATCGGTTCATGGAATTTTGCGGCGGACACACTCATGCGATCTCCCGCTATGGCCTCGAGGATCTGCTGCCCGCGAACGTCCGGATGATCCACGGCCCCGGTTGTCCCGTCTGCGTTCTGCCCGCAAGCCGAATCGACATGGCGATCCGGCTCGTCGACCGACCAGAGGTCACTCTCTGCGTCTACGGCGACTTGATGCGCGCGCCCGGGTCGCAAGGACAGTCCCTGTTGCGAGCCAAAGCGCTGGGCGCTGACATTCGGATGGTCTACTCGACGCTCGACGCTATCCGGCTCGCCGAACAGATGCCGGGCCGCGAGGTGGTCTTCTTTGCCATCGGATTTGAGACCACGACACCCCCAACGGCGAACATGATCCGGATTGCCGAGAGCAAGCGGATGGAGGGCCTGAGCGTGTTCTGCAATCACGTGCTTACACCCTCTGCGATGCACAGCATTCTCGAGAACCCGAAGATCCGCAACACCGGCGGCGTCCCAATTGACGGCTTCATCGGGCCTGCACATGTCAGCACCATTATCGGTACGCAGCCTTACGAGCCGCTGGCAGAACAGTTCGAGAAGCCGATCGTGGTTGCGGGATTTGAACCCCTCGACGTGCTGCAAGCTATATTGATGCTGGTGCGGCAAGTGAATCAACACCGCTATGAGGTAGAAAACCAATACAGCCGTGCAGTGACACGCGAAGGCAATCGGCGCGCCAAGGGCGAGGTGTCGCAGGTATTCGAACTGCGTGATCAGTTTGAATGGCGGGGGCTTGGACTCGTACCCAACAGCGGACTGAAGCTGAAGCGGTCGTATGCAAAATTCGACGCCGAGACGCGTTTTGCGATCCACGACATGCCTGTCGCAGACAATCCGGCGTGCGAGTGCTGTGCGATCCTGCGTGGCGCCAAACGGCCGGTCGATTGCAAGTTGTTTGGAAACATCTGCACTCCGGAAACGCCCATAGGGGCCTGCATGGTGTCATCAGAAGGGGCTTGCGCGGCGTACTGGACCTATGGCCGAGTTCGCGATGAACGGGTGAGGCAGAGGTCATGA
- the hypE gene encoding hydrogenase expression/formation protein HypE produces MSVKAYPRKLDVKNGRVELSHGSGGRAMAQLISDLFHQAFGNEWLARCNDQSAFDVSAGRMVMTTDGYVVTPLFFPGGNIGSLAVHGTINDVAMSGARPLYLSASFIIEEGFRFSDLKTIADSMGAAARGAGVYIIAGDTKVVERGKADGLFISVAGIGLVADGLDLSADKVRVGDRVLVSGSLGDHGVAIMSKRQNVAFQTEIVSDSAALHNLVAVMIAAGGGGIRVMRDPTRGGLAAALNEIAHQSDLGFHLQESTIPVKPAVAATCELLGLEPIHVANEGKLVAIVAPDSADAVLAAMKAHPLATDAADIGEAVADDHKFVQMTTGFGGRRVVDWLWGEQLPRIC; encoded by the coding sequence ATGAGCGTGAAAGCCTATCCACGCAAGCTCGACGTAAAGAACGGGCGCGTTGAACTTTCCCACGGATCTGGGGGCCGTGCCATGGCACAGCTGATCTCCGACCTTTTTCACCAAGCCTTCGGTAATGAATGGCTCGCCCGCTGCAATGATCAGTCGGCGTTTGACGTTTCGGCAGGCAGAATGGTGATGACGACCGACGGCTATGTGGTTACACCACTGTTCTTTCCCGGCGGTAATATCGGGTCATTGGCTGTGCACGGCACGATTAATGATGTGGCGATGTCCGGTGCGCGTCCCCTCTATCTGTCAGCCAGCTTTATCATCGAGGAGGGTTTCCGGTTTTCGGATCTGAAGACGATCGCGGATTCGATGGGCGCGGCAGCACGCGGGGCCGGCGTTTACATCATTGCCGGGGACACCAAGGTCGTCGAGCGCGGCAAGGCAGACGGTCTGTTCATCTCCGTGGCCGGGATCGGGCTTGTGGCCGATGGGCTGGATCTGTCCGCCGACAAGGTAAGGGTCGGGGATCGTGTGCTGGTGTCCGGAAGCCTCGGCGACCATGGGGTGGCGATCATGTCAAAACGTCAGAACGTCGCTTTTCAGACCGAAATCGTCTCGGACTCAGCAGCGTTGCATAATCTCGTAGCGGTCATGATTGCCGCCGGCGGTGGCGGCATCCGGGTGATGCGCGACCCCACGCGCGGCGGGCTAGCTGCGGCTCTCAATGAGATTGCACATCAATCCGACCTTGGGTTCCATCTGCAGGAATCAACCATTCCTGTGAAGCCTGCGGTTGCGGCTACTTGCGAGCTGCTTGGACTCGAGCCGATCCATGTCGCCAACGAGGGCAAGCTGGTTGCGATCGTCGCGCCTGATTCGGCCGATGCCGTGCTTGCTGCCATGAAAGCGCACCCGCTCGCGACCGATGCAGCTGATATTGGTGAGGCGGTGGCTGACGATCACAAGTTTGTGCAGATGACCACCGGTTTCGGCGGTCGACGCGTCGTCGACTGGCTGTGGGGCGAACAATTGCCTCGGATCTGTTGA